One Pararhizobium sp. IMCC3301 DNA segment encodes these proteins:
- a CDS encoding universal stress protein — MFKSILLPIDLSSKASWVKALPAALSMVRNYGADLHVVSVLPDFGMTIVSGYFKEGYEDQAMADFGHKLAEWVEENIPDDVDVHPHVLHGTIYAEVLRAAKKLSCDLIILASHRPELSDYLLGPNAARVVRHASQTVLVVRE, encoded by the coding sequence ATGTTCAAATCCATTCTTCTCCCGATTGATCTGTCTTCCAAAGCCAGTTGGGTCAAAGCACTGCCCGCCGCGCTTAGCATGGTGCGCAATTACGGCGCAGATCTGCATGTGGTTTCGGTGCTGCCTGACTTCGGCATGACCATCGTCAGTGGATATTTCAAAGAGGGCTATGAAGATCAGGCGATGGCTGATTTCGGGCACAAACTGGCCGAGTGGGTGGAGGAGAATATTCCCGATGATGTGGATGTGCATCCTCATGTATTGCATGGCACGATCTATGCGGAAGTCCTGCGCGCTGCCAAAAAATTGTCCTGCGATCTCATTATACTGGCCTCGCACCGGCCCGAACTGAGTGATTATCTGCTTGGCCCCAATGCCGCCAGAGTGGTGCGCCATGCCAGTCAGACAGTGCTGGTCGTACG